DNA sequence from the Nesterenkonia lutea genome:
GAACTGATCCTTGATCCCACACGGGACTACCAGCCCCGTGGATCCGGGCAAGAAGAAAGGCCCTGAACCGAGGGTTCAGGGCCTTTCCGATGTACTGAGACATCACATGGCGGTGACGGTGGGATTTGAACCCACGGTGCGGGGTAACCGCACACAGCATTTCGAGTGCTGCACCTTCGGCCGCTCGGACACGTCACCAGGCCCGTTGAGTATACGCAAACATCACGCGCTCACCCAAAAGCGAGGATCCAGCTCAGCCCGGACCCAGCCTCAGCCACGCTCAGGCGTGGAACAGGGCGTGGACCTCGCCGGAGATCTCGCGCCCGCGCAGGGCCTCGATCTCCAGGACGACGGCGGCCCCGGTCACCTGGCAGCCCAGCTGCCCGATCAACTCTCGGCTGGCCGCCAGTGTGCCGCCGGTGGCCAGCACGTCATCGACGATCAGCACCCGGTGCTCCGGGTTCAGCACGTCCGGCGCCTCGATCACGGCGGTGCCGTACTCCAGCGTGTACTCCACGCGTCCGCCCGGGGCGGGAAGCTTTCCGGCCTTGCGGATGGGCAGGAACCCAGTTCCGGTCAGCGCCGCGATCATTCCGGCCAGCGTGAATCCACGTGCTTCGATGCCGGCCACCATGTCGAACCCGCCGGCAAAGGGGGCGAACAGCCCCTCGGCCACCGTGCGCAGGGCGGCAGGATCAGCCAACACGGGGGAGATGTCCTGGAAGAAGACGCCCGGCTCAGGGAAATCCGGGGTCACCGCGAACAGTGACCGGGCGTGGGCCAGCTGCCCTGCAGTGGGTGCCGATGAGCTGGGCCGGGACGCGCCGGTCACGGGTGGATGCGGCGAAGAAGGTGGTGTGGACACACCTGCCAGCCTATCCGCGGAACTGCTCGAAGAACGCTCGCAGCTGGGCGGCGCACTCCTGCCCACGCACGCCGGGGTGGACCTCCACCCAGTGATTGAGTCGCGGCTCGCGCAGGATGTCGAACACCGAACCCGCCGCTCCGGCCTTCTCATCCCATGCGCCGAAGATCACATGCCCGATCCGTGACTGGTAGATCGCCCCGGCACACATGGCGCAGGGCTCCAGGGTCACCGCGAGCACGCAGCCGTCCAGCCGCCAGCTGCCCCGAGTGGCGGCAGCGGCGCGCAGGGCGGTGATCTCAGCATGGCCCGCCGGATCGTCGTCGCGC
Encoded proteins:
- a CDS encoding adenine phosphoribosyltransferase codes for the protein MTGASRPSSSAPTAGQLAHARSLFAVTPDFPEPGVFFQDISPVLADPAALRTVAEGLFAPFAGGFDMVAGIEARGFTLAGMIAALTGTGFLPIRKAGKLPAPGGRVEYTLEYGTAVIEAPDVLNPEHRVLIVDDVLATGGTLAASRELIGQLGCQVTGAAVVLEIEALRGREISGEVHALFHA
- the tadA gene encoding tRNA adenosine(34) deaminase TadA — encoded protein: MTENIDSEVAWSPRARGDQERAIGRCLELAEQAGVAADVPVGAVVLSAEGELLGEGFNTRVRDDDPAGHAEITALRAAAATRGSWRLDGCVLAVTLEPCAMCAGAIYQSRIGHVIFGAWDEKAGAAGSVFDILREPRLNHWVEVHPGVRGQECAAQLRAFFEQFRG